The DNA region AGGTCGGGATGAATTGCGTCATCCCGAAAGCGCCGCTCCAGGAGCCGACGAAGTTCTCGCGCTGCACCACGCCGTCGCGCAGCAGGCGCACCGAGGCGTAGGCGTTCTTGATCCACAAGGGTTTCTGCTCGACGCAGGCGCGCGTCAGCCAGGCATTGAGCACGTCGACCTTGCCGAACTGCGAGCCGTAATTGGTCTCGATGCCGAAGATGGCGACCAGGGGTTCGCTGTCGATCTGGTAGGTCTGGTCGATGTTGGCAAGCTGCTGCGCGTACTTGCGCAGCACCGCCTGGCCGTCGGCCACCCGCTGGTCGTCGACGGTCTTGGCGATGTAGTCCCACCAGTATTCCTTGCTCTCCGGCTGCGCCTTGGCGGCCGACACGGTGGCCGCGAGCAGCTTGGAGCCCTGGGTGTAGCGGTCGAAATCGGCGACGCTGATGCCGTTGGCCGGCGCGTCCTTGCGCAGCCTGGCCAGGCAGGCGGCGGGATCGCGGTCCTGTTCGGCCGCCGGCTGCGCGGCTGGCGACGCCGGCGCGGGCGCATCGGTCTGCGCCAGGGCGGAACCGGAGACCGCCAGTCCGGCGCCCAGGCCGGCCAGGGCCAGCAAGCGGGACCATTGCAAAGAGAACGAATGACGGGACGAAGGCGTAGCAGCGGGCATGAAGATCCAGGCGTACTCGTTGGGTGGCCCCTATGGTACCAAGCTACCCAGGCCACGCGCCGGCGGTCTTACCTGGCCCGCAGGCGTTCGAGCAGGGCCATGGCCGCGGCGGGCGCTTTTTCCTTGGCGCCGTTGATGAAATAGAGATAGACGTCGCGCCGCCCGGCGCCGTGCGCGCCCGATGCCGCGGCCGGCGCGCGCGCCATCTCCACGCCGGGCAGCTTTTCCGGCACGCCGCCCGCCGCCCACGCGCGGGCGCGCTCCGCCCAGGCGTCCAGTTCGCGCGGGGGATAGCCGGCGCGCAAACGCTCGTTGGCGCACATGAGGCGGGCGTAGACGAAATCCGCCGTCAGGTCGGGCAGCGAGGGAAAGGCCGGGTTGTCCGTGTAGACCGTGGCCACCTTGTGCTTGCGCGCCAGCGCCAGATAGGCGGGATCGTCGAAGCTGCCGTGGCGGACCTCCAGGGCATGGCGCAGCCGCACGCCGTCCTGCCGGGCCGGCAGCAGGTCGAGAAAGCCCGCCAGGTCCTCGGCGTCGAACGTCTTGCCCGGCGCGAATTGCCACAGGATGGGCCCCAGTTTCGCGCCGAGTTCGGTGATGCCGCTTTCGAGGAAACGGCGGATCGACTCCGCGCCCTCGGCCAACACGCGGCGGTGCGTGGCGTAGCGGGACGCCTTCAAGGTGAAGACGAATCCGTCCGGCGTCGCATCGCGCCAGCGCGCGAACGAGCTGGCTTTCTGCGTGCCGTAATACGTGCTGTTGATTTCGATGGCGGTGACGTGGGCGCTGGCGTATTCGAGCTCGCGGCTCTGCGGCACGCCGGCGGGGTAAAAGACGCCTCGCCACGGCGCGTAGCTCCAGCCGCCTATGCCGACGCGTATGCCGTCGCCGGCGCCTGCCTTATCGGCGGCCGGGCCTGCCTTGGAGGTTTTCTTCGCGCCGGACGTCGTCGTTCGAGTCATTCGATCAAGGCCCCCAGGACCAGGACCGCCAGGACGATCCAGAAGATGAAGCCGAGCAGCGATCGCCTGACCAGGGCGCCGATCGCCGCCCACAGCAACAGCAGCCCGAGTATGAGCAAGGCGAAATTGAACAGGGTCGGGTTCATGCCCAAGGCCCGGGCCAGGCCGGCGGAAAACTCGCCGATGGCGTGGCCGAAGCCGCCCAGGACATACTTCAGGGCGCTGACGATGGACCGGATGACCTCGCCGAGGGTATTGCCCAGGGACGTAAAGAAGCTGTCGGATTGCATGTATCTCACGCGACGCGGTTCAGGTCCGTACTGCTCAGCAGGAAACATGCCCGCCAGGGCCGCCGCCGGGAACGGGCCGGCCGTGGCCGGCGCGGCCCGCCCGCGCTAACATGCGGGCCTGTCTCTGCGCCCCCTTCCCGGCGCAGGCAAGGATACCCGCCGGATGGACGAAATCGAACTCAACGACGGCACCGCCGATCGCTTTCTGCTGGACGCGCCCGGCTTGTCGCTGGTGGTCTTTCATAGCCGCACCTGCGCCAACTGCAAGCTGGCGCGCGAGCAATTGCCCAGGATGGACCTCCAGGTCCAGCGCCTGTGCTGGATAGACGCCGGCGACAACGGCGGCCTGGTGCAGCGCTACGAGGTCTTCCACCTGCCGGCCATGTTCGTGGTGCGCGACGGCGTCTTCTACGGCGCGGTGCAGGCCTCGCTGCAAATGTGGGACATCCGCCGCCAGATCGCCCTGGCGCTGGACAGCTACCCGGCCACCCTGCCGTAGCAAGCCCGCCGCGCCGGTCAGTTCACCGTCGCGCCCGTCTGCTTCACCACCCTGCCCCATTTCGCGGATTCGCTTTCCAGCAGTTGCCCGAACTGCCGCGAGGTATCCAGGCTGAGGGTCAGGCCCGCGGTGGCCAGCGCCTTGCGCGCATCCTCGGCCTGCATGACCTGGCCGGTGGCGTCGTGCAGGCGCTCGATCACCGCCGGCGGCGTGCCCGCGGGCGCCAACAGGCCCAGCCAGATGGTGGCCTCGTAGCCCTTCACGCCCGCTTCGTCCAGGGTCGGCACGTCGGGCAGGTCCGGCGAGCGTTGCGTGGTGGTGACCGCCAGCGCGCGCAGGCGTCCGGCGCGTATCTGCGGCAAGGCGGCGGTGACGCCCAGGAAGCCCATGGCAACCTGGCCGCTCATGATGTCCGCCAGCGCCTGGCCGCTGCCGCGGTACGGGACGTGCATCAACTGCACGTCCGCCATGCTGGCGAACAGCGCCGCGGCCAGGTGCTGGCTACTGCCGTTGCCGGAGGATGCATAGTCCAGCCGCCCCGGCCTGGCCTTGGCCAGCGCGATCAACTCGCCGACGCTCCTGGCCGGCACCTTTTGCGGATTGGTCACCAGCACGTAGGGGCTGTCCACCAGCTTCGTGATGGGCGCGAAGCTCTTGATGGGATCGTAGGGCAGTTTCTTGTACAGCCAGGGCGCGATGACGTGGGTGGTGGACACCAGCGCCAGCGTGTAGCCGTCGGGCGGCGATTTGGCGACGTAGTCCGTGCCTATCGTCGACCCGGCGCCCACGCGGTTCTCGACCACCACCGGCTGGCCCAGCGCGGCGCCCAGTTTCTCGCCCAGCAGGCGCGCCACCACGTCGGTGAAGCCGCCCGGCGCGAACGGCACGATCAGGCGGATGGGTGCGCTGGGATAGGGACCGGATTGCGCGGCTCCCTGGGCGCGGGCGGGGCCCGCCGGCAACGCTCCGCAGACCGCGAGGACGGCAAGGGCGCACACGGCGCGTCCGGTACAGGCCCGCCACCGGCGGACGGCGCGCGCAAGCGCGCCTGCAAGGCAATGTCGCATCATCGTCTCCTCGTTTTCTTGCCCGGACGCCCGTGTCGGTGCCCGGGCGCGGCCCGGTGGTCCGGGCTCGCCCCTTGGGTCGCTACTCCCTGCTTGCTTTCGCCCTGCTCCCGGCCTCAGCGATAGACCGGGTCCGGCTGCGTATAGAACGCATGCAGGATGTGGTAGACCATGTGGTAGTTCTTCTGCTGGAAACTGGCGTGCGAGATGCCCTGCATGACTGTGAATTGCTTGAAAGCATTGGGCAGCCGGGCGAAGAAGGCCGCCAGGTCCTCGAACGAGGCGATGCCGTCGTATTCACCGCGCATGACGATGACTGGCAGGTCGATTTTCTCCGGATCGACCAGCGGCAGTTTCGAGCACATGTCGACGTAGGTGCCGGTGGGCATGGAGTTGTCCAGCGACAGGATGGCGTCGGCGAAGGCGGACACGGTGGCCTCGTCGGCGCAGCCGGGATGGTCGCGCGAAAAGATG from Bordetella genomosp. 10 includes:
- a CDS encoding tripartite tricarboxylate transporter substrate binding protein, with product MCALAVLAVCGALPAGPARAQGAAQSGPYPSAPIRLIVPFAPGGFTDVVARLLGEKLGAALGQPVVVENRVGAGSTIGTDYVAKSPPDGYTLALVSTTHVIAPWLYKKLPYDPIKSFAPITKLVDSPYVLVTNPQKVPARSVGELIALAKARPGRLDYASSGNGSSQHLAAALFASMADVQLMHVPYRGSGQALADIMSGQVAMGFLGVTAALPQIRAGRLRALAVTTTQRSPDLPDVPTLDEAGVKGYEATIWLGLLAPAGTPPAVIERLHDATGQVMQAEDARKALATAGLTLSLDTSRQFGQLLESESAKWGRVVKQTGATVN
- a CDS encoding DUF72 domain-containing protein, encoding MTRTTTSGAKKTSKAGPAADKAGAGDGIRVGIGGWSYAPWRGVFYPAGVPQSRELEYASAHVTAIEINSTYYGTQKASSFARWRDATPDGFVFTLKASRYATHRRVLAEGAESIRRFLESGITELGAKLGPILWQFAPGKTFDAEDLAGFLDLLPARQDGVRLRHALEVRHGSFDDPAYLALARKHKVATVYTDNPAFPSLPDLTADFVYARLMCANERLRAGYPPRELDAWAERARAWAAGGVPEKLPGVEMARAPAAASGAHGAGRRDVYLYFINGAKEKAPAAAMALLERLRAR
- a CDS encoding thioredoxin family protein — translated: MDEIELNDGTADRFLLDAPGLSLVVFHSRTCANCKLAREQLPRMDLQVQRLCWIDAGDNGGLVQRYEVFHLPAMFVVRDGVFYGAVQASLQMWDIRRQIALALDSYPATLP